A genomic window from Candidatus Pelagisphaera phototrophica includes:
- a CDS encoding NUDIX hydrolase, producing MLSESESGVSHWDELGGEKVADCRIFNIVSKRFRHPKRKTEGDFYVIQTRDWVNIVPITPNYEMILVNQFRFGVKGTSWEIPGGVMDAGEDPIAAGLREMREETGYTSSKVSLLGSVRPNPAIQDNTCHMVLAEQARLTDTLEWDEHEEIVTRAVPVQEVYEMAANGEIFHSLALNALLMFYPKWEKLKSRQRSV from the coding sequence ATGCTAAGTGAATCAGAGAGTGGGGTTTCCCATTGGGATGAGCTCGGTGGTGAGAAAGTAGCCGATTGCCGCATTTTCAACATTGTATCTAAGCGATTCCGGCATCCTAAAAGAAAGACTGAGGGGGATTTCTACGTCATTCAGACGCGTGATTGGGTAAACATTGTCCCTATCACACCAAATTATGAGATGATTCTCGTTAACCAATTTCGATTTGGAGTCAAAGGGACATCATGGGAGATACCTGGTGGGGTAATGGATGCGGGAGAGGACCCGATTGCTGCGGGCTTGAGAGAAATGAGGGAAGAAACCGGATATACCTCGAGCAAAGTGAGTCTGCTTGGTTCAGTCCGGCCGAATCCGGCGATCCAAGACAACACCTGCCATATGGTTTTAGCAGAACAGGCTCGATTGACTGATACTTTGGAATGGGACGAACATGAGGAAATTGTAACTCGGGCCGTTCCCGTGCAAGAGGTTTACGAAATGGCGGCCAATGGAGAGATCTTCCATTCGCTTGCCCTAAACGCACTGCTTATGTTTTACCCGAAATGGGAGAAGCTCAAGTCTCGGCAGCGATCTGTCTAG
- a CDS encoding LysM peptidoglycan-binding domain-containing protein, with the protein MDNLSSADLDASSKSPLFIGIAAVIIAVIGFSLGWLGFSKANDLEARIAEISGAAESLSKLESTVYDNSEMLRKAAGKIASIESNLGTVTTAIEKDVADVKRNMRSLAMQAGTALKKAEALEKEGVQVAASPVPSLSAQTRKGDTSSASSAISHTIAAGDTYGKLSTKYKVGVNALLDANPGVDPRRLRIGQKIIVPSAQ; encoded by the coding sequence ATGGATAATCTATCATCTGCCGACTTGGATGCCTCCTCAAAATCGCCATTGTTTATCGGAATTGCGGCTGTAATCATCGCAGTGATCGGTTTTTCGCTTGGTTGGCTTGGTTTTTCGAAAGCGAATGATTTAGAGGCTCGCATTGCGGAAATATCCGGGGCCGCTGAATCCCTTTCCAAACTGGAGTCTACCGTATATGACAACTCTGAGATGTTGCGCAAAGCCGCTGGGAAGATCGCTTCAATAGAGTCAAATTTGGGCACTGTGACCACCGCGATCGAAAAGGACGTCGCCGATGTGAAACGGAACATGCGTTCCTTGGCGATGCAGGCGGGGACTGCATTGAAAAAAGCCGAGGCACTTGAGAAGGAAGGGGTTCAAGTAGCCGCTTCACCGGTGCCTTCTCTTTCGGCTCAGACAAGGAAGGGTGACACATCGAGTGCTTCTTCAGCCATATCGCACACGATTGCCGCAGGCGACACCTATGGAAAATTGAGCACCAAGTACAAAGTTGGCGTGAACGCGTTGCTCGATGCCAATCCTGGGGTTGATCCGCGCAGACTTCGCATCGGGCAGAAAATCATAGTTCCCAGTGCCCAATAG